One genomic segment of Suncus etruscus isolate mSunEtr1 chromosome 15, mSunEtr1.pri.cur, whole genome shotgun sequence includes these proteins:
- the LOC126029959 gene encoding NXPE family member 3-like codes for MGSFMEQVKWCKILAVGLFLLIWMFCLKIYWPDVTTFHLPEILQAYRAAPTSLTLLNLTSELVSLTSLLYWPPTPGDPRDFLASTSPQTSTYHLRNHTQDSYAMGSFLEVILVARDHRGRPKHHGGDLFRAQLLGPDLKAAAPGEVEDLENGTYLLTFPLLWAGQASVHIRLIHSSEAVGVLRRVWREKRATMDFKGYFRGQSGHEEVVTCNVDPQLTNAKGPVCQYTDVDSGEPWFCAHAPTLPCDALVGHSSGSYWTVTTPQNNALLDWNVTDKVLPQGMPPIWVRENDKDKSSRVVLAPHHPCLPGLPDSRPSGFYYGDVWYSLSCSSRSFSSADSILGCLAGHEVHMMGNSTLRQWWEYLRDTVPSLKPVNLHVTYQTGTLMAVDTARAIVLHWQAHKWPLRSRRTPVASLHSVARELGGLAGGPHTVVVLGLGAHFTTFSPSIFTRRLEGIRAAVVALLAREPRTLVVIKLANTGYKSVYGSDWFMLLLNRLLQAAFRHLPVAFVDTWAMTSSLALPDKIHPDRLIVRNEVDMLLSFICPS; via the exons ATGGGTTCTTTCATGGAGCAAGTCAAGTGGTGTAAGATCCTGGCTGTGGGGCTGTTTTTGCTGATTTGG ATGTTCTGTTTAAAGATTTACTGGCCAGATGTCACCACCTTCCACCTCCCCGAAATCCTCCAGGCATATAGAGCTGCTCCTACATCCCTCACACTCCTCAACTTGACCTCAGAGCTCGTCAGTCTGACCTCTCTTCTCTACTGGCCTCCTACCCCGGGCGATCCGAGGGATTTTCTGGCCTCTACTAGCCCCCAGACCTCCACTTACCACCTGAGAAACCACACTCAGGACAGCTATGCCATGGGCAGCTTCCTGGAGGTCATCCTGGTAGCCAGAGACCACAGGGGCCGGCCCAAGCACCATGGTGGGGACTTGTTCCGGGCTCAACTGTTGGGTCCAGACTTGAAGGCTGCTGCCCCGGGAGAAGTTGAGGACCTGGAGAATGGGACTTACTTGCTGACCTTCCCCCTGCTCTGGGCTGGCCAGGCCTCTGTGCACATTCGGTTGATTCACTCCAGCGAGGCTGTGGGAGTTCTGCGGAGAGTCTGGAGGGAGAAAAGGGCCACTATGGACTTCAAAGGCTATTTCCGAGGACAGTCGGGACACGAGGAGGTTGTGACTTGCAACGTGGACCCCCAATTGACTAATGCAAAGGGGCCTGTGTGCCAGTACACAGATGTGGACTCGGGGGAGCCCTGGTTTTGTGCCCATGCCCCGACTCTGCCTTGCGATGCTTTAGTTGGACATTCTTCTGGGAGTTACTGGACTGTGACTACACCACAGAATAATGCCCTTCTGGACTG GAATGTGACAGACAAAGTGCTTCCTCAAGGCATGCCCCCCATCTGGGTCAGAGAAAATGACAAAGACAAGAGCAGCAGGG TAGTTCTGGCCCCACATCATCCCTGTCTCCCCGGGCTCCCAGACTCAAGGCCGTCCGGCTTCTACTATGGAGATGTGTGGTACTCGTTGTCCTGCTCCAGCCgctctttctcctctgctgaCAGCATCCTGGGCTGCCTGGCCGGCCATGAGGTGCACATGATGGGGAACTCAACGCTGCGCCAGTGGTGGGAGTATCTGCGGGACACAGTACCCT CCCTGAAGCCGGTGAATCTTCACGTCACCTACCAGACAGGGACCCTGATGGCGGTGGACACGGCGAGGGCCATCGTGCTGCACTGGCAGGCTCACAAGTGGCCTCTTCGCTCCCGACGCACCCCTGTAGCCTCCCTGCACTCGGTGGCCCGGGAGCTGGGGGGTCTAGCAGGCGGACCCCACACTGTGGTGGTGCTGGGCTTGGGTGCCCATTTCACTACCTTCTCCCCGTCCATCTTCACACGGCGCCTGGAGGGGATCAGGGCGGCAGTGGTTGCACTGCTGGCACGGGAGCCCCGCACACTGGTGGTCATCAAACTGGCCAACACAGGCTACAAGTCTGTGTACGGCAGTGACTGGTTCATGCTGCTGCTGAACCGGCTCCTGCAAGCTGCCTTCCGCCACCTTCCTGTGGCCTTCGTGGACACCTGGGCCATGACTTCCAGTCTGGCTCTGCCCGATAAAATCCACCCAGACAGGCTCATTGTGCGTAATGAGGTGGACATGCTTCTGTCCTTCATCTGCCCGTCCTAG